A window of Xiphophorus hellerii strain 12219 chromosome 19, Xiphophorus_hellerii-4.1, whole genome shotgun sequence contains these coding sequences:
- the ppm1aa gene encoding protein phosphatase 1A isoform X1: MGAFLDKPKMEKYNSHGEGNHLRYGLSSMQGWRVEMEDAHTAVIGLPHGLDPWSFFAVYDGHAGSQVAKYCCEHLLEHITSNSDFQSAIQEDTSVESVKNGIRTGFLQIDEHMRTISEKKHGVDRSGSTAVGVMISPSHIYFINCGDSRGLLSRGGTVHFFTQDHKPSNPLEKERIQNAGGSVMIQRVNGSLAVSRALGDFDYKCVHGKGPTEQLVSPEPEVYAIERSEGEDEFIILACDGIWDVMANEELCDFVRSRLEVTEDLEKVSNEIVDTCLYKGSRDNMSVVLICFPGAPKVSPEAVKREAELDKYLEARVEEIIKKQGDEGIPDLVHVMRTLASESIPNLPPGGELASKRSVIEAVYNKLNPYRSDDTEDPHFSFKHSDSWAG, encoded by the exons ATGGGGGCATTTCTGGATAAACCAAAGATGGAAAAGTACAATTCCCATGGCGAGGGTAACCACCTGAGGTATGGGCTGAGCAGCATGCAGGGTTGGCGGGTTGAGATGGAAGACGCACACACTGCGGTGATTGGTCTTCCCCACGGCCTCGACCCCTGGTCGTTTTTTGCCGTGTACGATGGGCACGCTGGCTCTCAGGTAGCTAAGTACTGCTGCGAGCACCTGCTGGAGCACATCACTAGCAACTCAGACTTCCAAAGCGCCATACAGGAGGACACCAGCGTGGAGAGCGTGAAGAACGGCATCCGCACGGGATTCCTACAGATCGACGAACACATGCGAACCATCTCGGAGAAGAAGCATGGCGTGGACCGCAGCGGCTCCACCGCAGTAGGTGTGATGATCTCACCAAGCCATATCTACTTTATCAACTGTGGAGACTCGCGGGGCCTCCTTAGCAGGGGGGGAACCGTGCACTTCTTCACACAGGATCACAAACCCAGCAACCCGTTGGAGAAGGAGAGGATCCAGAACGCCGGCGGCTCGGTCATGATCCAGCGAGTTAACGGCTCCCTCGCTGTGTCTAGAGCCCTGGGTGACTTCGATTACAAGTGTGTCCATGGAAAAGGCCCGACGGAGCAGCTCGTTTCCCCAGAGCCTGAGGTGTACGCGATAGAAAGAAGCGAGGGGGAAGATGAATTTATTATACTTGCTTGTGATGGCATCTGGGATGTCATGGCCAACGAGGAACTCTGTGACTTTGTGAGGTCAAGGCTGGAAGTTACAGAGGATCTTGAAAAAGTCAGCAATGAGATTGTTGACACTTGCTTGTACAAG GGGAGCCGGGACAATATGAGTGTTGTGTTAATCTGCTTTCCTGGGGCCCCAAAGGTTTCTCCAGAAGCTGTGAAACGTGAGGCGGAGCTGGACAAATATCTTGAAGCCAGAGTAGAAG AGATAATCAAAAAGCAGGGAGATGAAGGCATCCCAGATTTGGTCCACGTTATGAGGACGTTAGCGTCTGAGAGCATCCCGAACCTCCCTCCTGGTGGAGAGCTGGCCAGCAA ACGAAGTGTTATTGAAGCAGTGTACAACAAACTTAACCCGTACCGAAGCGATGACACT GAAgatccacatttttcttttaaacacagtGATTCATGGGCTGGGTGA
- the ppm1aa gene encoding protein phosphatase 1A isoform X2, with the protein MGAFLDKPKMEKYNSHGEGNHLRYGLSSMQGWRVEMEDAHTAVIGLPHGLDPWSFFAVYDGHAGSQVAKYCCEHLLEHITSNSDFQSAIQEDTSVESVKNGIRTGFLQIDEHMRTISEKKHGVDRSGSTAVGVMISPSHIYFINCGDSRGLLSRGGTVHFFTQDHKPSNPLEKERIQNAGGSVMIQRVNGSLAVSRALGDFDYKCVHGKGPTEQLVSPEPEVYAIERSEGEDEFIILACDGIWDVMANEELCDFVRSRLEVTEDLEKVSNEIVDTCLYKGSRDNMSVVLICFPGAPKVSPEAVKREAELDKYLEARVEEIIKKQGDEGIPDLVHVMRTLASESIPNLPPGGELASKRSVIEAVYNKLNPYRSDDTDSASTDDMW; encoded by the exons ATGGGGGCATTTCTGGATAAACCAAAGATGGAAAAGTACAATTCCCATGGCGAGGGTAACCACCTGAGGTATGGGCTGAGCAGCATGCAGGGTTGGCGGGTTGAGATGGAAGACGCACACACTGCGGTGATTGGTCTTCCCCACGGCCTCGACCCCTGGTCGTTTTTTGCCGTGTACGATGGGCACGCTGGCTCTCAGGTAGCTAAGTACTGCTGCGAGCACCTGCTGGAGCACATCACTAGCAACTCAGACTTCCAAAGCGCCATACAGGAGGACACCAGCGTGGAGAGCGTGAAGAACGGCATCCGCACGGGATTCCTACAGATCGACGAACACATGCGAACCATCTCGGAGAAGAAGCATGGCGTGGACCGCAGCGGCTCCACCGCAGTAGGTGTGATGATCTCACCAAGCCATATCTACTTTATCAACTGTGGAGACTCGCGGGGCCTCCTTAGCAGGGGGGGAACCGTGCACTTCTTCACACAGGATCACAAACCCAGCAACCCGTTGGAGAAGGAGAGGATCCAGAACGCCGGCGGCTCGGTCATGATCCAGCGAGTTAACGGCTCCCTCGCTGTGTCTAGAGCCCTGGGTGACTTCGATTACAAGTGTGTCCATGGAAAAGGCCCGACGGAGCAGCTCGTTTCCCCAGAGCCTGAGGTGTACGCGATAGAAAGAAGCGAGGGGGAAGATGAATTTATTATACTTGCTTGTGATGGCATCTGGGATGTCATGGCCAACGAGGAACTCTGTGACTTTGTGAGGTCAAGGCTGGAAGTTACAGAGGATCTTGAAAAAGTCAGCAATGAGATTGTTGACACTTGCTTGTACAAG GGGAGCCGGGACAATATGAGTGTTGTGTTAATCTGCTTTCCTGGGGCCCCAAAGGTTTCTCCAGAAGCTGTGAAACGTGAGGCGGAGCTGGACAAATATCTTGAAGCCAGAGTAGAAG AGATAATCAAAAAGCAGGGAGATGAAGGCATCCCAGATTTGGTCCACGTTATGAGGACGTTAGCGTCTGAGAGCATCCCGAACCTCCCTCCTGGTGGAGAGCTGGCCAGCAA ACGAAGTGTTATTGAAGCAGTGTACAACAAACTTAACCCGTACCGAAGCGATGACACT GACTCGGCATCTACAGACGACATGTGGTAA
- the ppm1aa gene encoding protein phosphatase 1A isoform X3 — translation MGAFLDKPKMEKYNSHGEGNHLRYGLSSMQGWRVEMEDAHTAVIGLPHGLDPWSFFAVYDGHAGSQVAKYCCEHLLEHITSNSDFQSAIQEDTSVESVKNGIRTGFLQIDEHMRTISEKKHGVDRSGSTAVGVMISPSHIYFINCGDSRGLLSRGGTVHFFTQDHKPSNPLEKERIQNAGGSVMIQRVNGSLAVSRALGDFDYKCVHGKGPTEQLVSPEPEVYAIERSEGEDEFIILACDGIWDVMANEELCDFVRSRLEVTEDLEKVSNEIVDTCLYKGSRDNMSVVLICFPGAPKVSPEAVKREAELDKYLEARVEEIIKKQGDEGIPDLVHVMRTLASESIPNLPPGGELASKRSVIEAVYNKLNPYRSDDT, via the exons ATGGGGGCATTTCTGGATAAACCAAAGATGGAAAAGTACAATTCCCATGGCGAGGGTAACCACCTGAGGTATGGGCTGAGCAGCATGCAGGGTTGGCGGGTTGAGATGGAAGACGCACACACTGCGGTGATTGGTCTTCCCCACGGCCTCGACCCCTGGTCGTTTTTTGCCGTGTACGATGGGCACGCTGGCTCTCAGGTAGCTAAGTACTGCTGCGAGCACCTGCTGGAGCACATCACTAGCAACTCAGACTTCCAAAGCGCCATACAGGAGGACACCAGCGTGGAGAGCGTGAAGAACGGCATCCGCACGGGATTCCTACAGATCGACGAACACATGCGAACCATCTCGGAGAAGAAGCATGGCGTGGACCGCAGCGGCTCCACCGCAGTAGGTGTGATGATCTCACCAAGCCATATCTACTTTATCAACTGTGGAGACTCGCGGGGCCTCCTTAGCAGGGGGGGAACCGTGCACTTCTTCACACAGGATCACAAACCCAGCAACCCGTTGGAGAAGGAGAGGATCCAGAACGCCGGCGGCTCGGTCATGATCCAGCGAGTTAACGGCTCCCTCGCTGTGTCTAGAGCCCTGGGTGACTTCGATTACAAGTGTGTCCATGGAAAAGGCCCGACGGAGCAGCTCGTTTCCCCAGAGCCTGAGGTGTACGCGATAGAAAGAAGCGAGGGGGAAGATGAATTTATTATACTTGCTTGTGATGGCATCTGGGATGTCATGGCCAACGAGGAACTCTGTGACTTTGTGAGGTCAAGGCTGGAAGTTACAGAGGATCTTGAAAAAGTCAGCAATGAGATTGTTGACACTTGCTTGTACAAG GGGAGCCGGGACAATATGAGTGTTGTGTTAATCTGCTTTCCTGGGGCCCCAAAGGTTTCTCCAGAAGCTGTGAAACGTGAGGCGGAGCTGGACAAATATCTTGAAGCCAGAGTAGAAG AGATAATCAAAAAGCAGGGAGATGAAGGCATCCCAGATTTGGTCCACGTTATGAGGACGTTAGCGTCTGAGAGCATCCCGAACCTCCCTCCTGGTGGAGAGCTGGCCAGCAA ACGAAGTGTTATTGAAGCAGTGTACAACAAACTTAACCCGTACCGAAGCGATGACACT tGA
- the dhrs7 gene encoding dehydrogenase/reductase SDR family member 7, whose translation MDWCFCSLLWSFILLCLLVHVVCFIFGDADLTLQLASLIGHKPESRLRGLVVWVTGASSGIGEELAYQLAKCGSRLVLSARREDQLNRVKQKCLEISSLKDEDVLVLPLDLLDRKSHEEKTKTVVEYFGYIDVLINNGGRSQRSLFLETRVEVYEALMELNFIGTVSLTKQVLPHMTQRGRGSVVTVSSVVGLAGAPLSTGYSASKHALQGFFNSLRTELTDFPSILISMVCPGPVQSDIVNNSFTEELNKPVAVVGSQEHKMSTSRCVRLMLVGIANGVKEMWIAQQPFLIFYYAWQYAPTVAWAVTNQLGRKRVQNFKAGVDADSAYFTKPKTS comes from the exons ATGGATTGGTGCTTTTGCTCCCTCCTGTGGAGTTTTATTCTTCTGTGTTTGCTCGTCCACGtcgtgtgttttatttttggggaCGCAGACTTAACTCTCCAGCTAGCTAGCTTAATAGGACACAAACCAG AATCCAGGCTGAGAGGGCTGGTGGTCTGGGTCACCGGAGCCTCCAGTGGGATTGGAGAAGAACTGGCCTATCAGCTGGCGAAGTGCGGGTCTCGACTTGTCCTGTCCGCTCGCCGAGAAGACCAACTGAACCGagttaaacaaaaatgtctgg AGATCTCCAGCCTCAAAGACGAAGATGTTCTTGTTCTTCCtcttgatttgttggacaggaAGTCGcatgaggaaaaaacaaaaactgtggTTGAATACTTTGGATAT ATTGACGTCCTGATCAACAACGGGGGGCGGAGCCAGCGCTCCCTGTTCCTGGAGACCCGCGTCGAGGTTTACGAGGCCTTGATGGAGCTGAACTTCATCGGCACGGTGTCTCTGACCAAGCAGGTGCTGCCTCACATgacacagagaggcagagggagcGTGGTGACCGTCAGCAGCGTGGTCGGCCTGGCTGGGGCGCCCCTATCCACAGGATACTCTGCCAGCAAGCACGCGCTGCAG GGTTTCTTTAACTCTCTTCGAACTGAGCTGACAGACTTCCCAAGTATCCTCATCAGCATGGTGTGTCCGGGTCCGGTTCAGTCAGACATCGTCAACAACTCCTTCACTGAAGAACTAAACAAG CCTGTGGCCGTAGTCGGCAGCCAGGAGCACAAGATGTCGACGAGTCGCTGTGTGCGTTTGATGCTGGTGGGAATTGCAAACGGTGTGAAGGAAATGTGGATTGCCCAGCAGCCCTTCCTGATCTTTTACTACGCCTGGCAGTACGCACCTACAGTGGCCTGGGCCGTGACCAACCAGCTGGGCAGGAAAAGGGTGCAGAACTTCAAAGCTGGTGTG GACGCGGACTCCGCATACTTCACTAAACCAAAAACCTCCTGA